The DNA sequence CGACCGTGGGCGTGGCTCACGTCGAAGCCCTCGATCCGGTTCGCGCGCTCGATACCGAGCGCGTCGGCGAGCGCCGCGGTGCCGTCGGGCTGGCCACGTCCCCGTCGGGCGTTCTTCAGCGCCAGCTCGACGAGGGTGGCCTCCCGTCCCGCGCCCGGGACTCTCACCGAGACCCCCTCGGTGTCGAGCCACGCGTCGAGTTCGTCGTCGACGAACGGTTCGGGGAGGAGCAACGCGTCCGGGAGCGCCCGCTCGGCGTAGTACTGGACGACGAACGCCGCGAGCACGCTTCCGACGCCCTCCTCGTCGTCGTCGGGCACGGAGAGGGTGTGCTGGTCGCGCTCGACGAGCTGGCCGCGTTCGCTGTGGAGCCGCGCGACGGTGGCGCGCTCGCCCTCCACGACGACACCCAGGACGTCGACCTCCTGCTCCGGCGACTGGGAGGCCACCGCCTCGCCGGCCCCCTCGTGGAACGACTCGACCACTTCGAGTTTGTCCCGGAGGTTCGCGGCGCGCTCGAAGTTCCTCGTCTCCGTGGCTTCCTCCATCCCGCGCCGGAGCGGGTCGGCGAGCACGCCCGTGCTCCCCTCGAAGAACTGGGTCACGGTCTCGACGTCCGCGAGATACGCTTCCTCGCCGATCTCGCCGGTACACGGCGCGGTACACAGCCCGATGTCGTGGTCGAGACACGGGCGGTCACGACCCGCGAACTTGTACTCCGAACAGCCCCGCAGCCCGTAGGTCTCCCGCAGCGCCTTCACCACCACCTCGACCCGGCCGCGCTCGGTGTAGGGGCCGAAGGCGGTCGCGCCGGGGTCGGGGTCCCGGGTGATCTCGATCCGGGGGAACTCGTGGTCGGTGAGCTGGACGAGGGGATAGGATTTGTCGTCCTTCAGCCGGACGTTGTAGCGCGGCCCGTGGCGCTTGATGAGGTTGGCTTCCAGTAAGAGCGCCTGGGTCTCGGTGTCGGTGACCGCGACCTCGACCTCGTCGGCACGTCCGACCATTTTCGCGATCCGGTGGCTCCGCGGGTCGGCGTACGACCGGACCCGGCTCGCGAGGTCGACGGCCTTCCCGACGTAGAGGGTGGTTCCGTTCTCGCGGAACTGGTAGACGCCCGGTTCGCGCGGGAGGTCGCCGGCGCGCTCGCGGACGCTCTCGATATCCATCGGTCGAAAACAGGCGTGCGGGGCGCTTCAGTCTGACGCGTTCTCCTCGCGCCGGGCGGCTTCGGGGCCGTGGCCGTCGAGGCTGATGATGTTCTCGCGTCCGATCGAGAGCTTCTGGATGCTCCCGTCGTCGTTCATCGTCGAGAGGAGTCGGCTGACCTTCGCCTTCGACCACTCGGTCTCCTCGACGATCCGGGTCTGTTTCATCCGCCCGCCGTGGCTCCGGAGCAACGCCAGCACGCGGTCGGCGTCGGTCAGCGGCTCCGGCGGCTCGGGGGATGCCTCGGGCTCCGGCGACGGCTCCTCGGTCGTCTCGGGCGGCGGGTTGGGGTCGGTGTCCTCGTCCGTGGCCCGCCACCGCGCGAACACCTCCCGCCAGCCGCGCCGGAGCAGTACGACCCCCCCGACGACCAGCCCGATGACGACGAGCGCGGCGACGGCGAGCCAGAGCGGCGTGAGGTCGCTCGTCGGGTTCGTCCCGAGGGTCCGTTCGGTGCTGTCGCTCAGCCCGTCACCGTCGCTGTCGGCACGGGTCGGGTCGGTCCCGCGCTGGATCTCGACTCCGTCGCGGATCCCGTCGCCGTCGCTGTCGGGGTTCTGTGGGTCCGAGCCGTACTTGTTCACCTCCTCGCCGTCGAGGAGGGTGTCGGCGTCCATGTCGCGGTTCGAGACGTTGTAGCCAGCCTCGACCTCCCGGGTGTTCGTGAGCCCGTCGCGGTCGAAGTCACCGCCGCGTCGGAGAACGGTCACCGGGATCCGCTCGCGGTCGAGCACCGTCGTGTTGCTCCGGATCGACCGGTTCCTGACCTCGACGACGAGGGTCTGCCGGCCCGTGACGTTGGCCGGCCAGGTGACGTTGGCGAAGTCGACGGTGTCGTTCGTGCCGCTCGAAAGCGCCAGCGACTCGCACTCGTCGACGAGCGCCCGGTTCGGCCTACCCGGTCGTTGTGACTGGAGGCAGACCCCGTAGTTGCCGTTCCCGGTGCCGGCCGAACGGTCCGCGACCGTCACGCTCGCGTTGATGGATTCGTCGACCCAGAGATACGTCGACCCGTTGGGGGTCTCGGGGGTGTCGATGACGCCGCCGCCGGTTATCGTCACGTCCTCGACCCCGGTGCGCGCCGGCTGCGCACCGACGGGGACGACGGCAATGACGGCGCTCACGAGCACCACCGCACAGAGCAGCCCCGCCACGACGCGCGCGCGCTCGCTCATCCTCGCTTACGTTCGACACCCATCCGGTATTACGCTGTCGGTGGCGGATACGCGGCTCCACACCAGCGTCGACCGGGGCGTAAGCGCCGGTCGCGTCGCGCACCGTGAGCGCGAAGCCTCCGGCTCAGGGGTCGAGAACGAAAGAAACGGTCGCGATACGCGACCGATTGCCGCGCGATTGGTTGTTCGAGAGGGTTGGGGACCTACGTTAGGCCGCCATCGTCGTGTTGGTACCGTTCATCATCATGGAAGTGTCTTCCATGCTGGTACCCATCTCGGTGCCCATTTCGGTCTCTTCCATACCGGTCTCCATGGAGGTGTCTTCCATCATCTCGGTCTCCTCCATGCCGGTACCCATTTCAGTCTCCTCCATGCCAGTGCCCATCTCGGTCTCTTCCATGCCAGTGCCCATCTCGGTCTCTTCCATACCGGTGGCCATCTCGGTCTCCTCGCCACCGCTCGTGCCCGCTGCCTCAGTACCGTTCTCACCGCCGCCGCCACCGCCGCCAGAACAGCCGGCGAAGACGAGCATTGTCGCAACGAGACCAACAGCCAACACGCGCTTTGGGTTCGATTTCAGCGCGTCGATCATTTTGTGTATCATGCTTTCTGCGTTCTTCACTCATAACCGGGTATCATATAAATAGTCCCATCCGTTCCGCACTGTTGCGGACTGTTACGACGCCCGAAGCCGCGTTTTACGTCGGTTTCCGTGAAACAGTCCCGAAACCGTCTGACGTATGACCGACGAAGGTCGTCCCTGTGATGCCCCCTCGTTCGTGGTCGCCCCGAGGGCCCGGTGTCGTGCCGGTCGGCGGCGTCGGCTATCGGTTCCGACGGGACGATGAAAAAGTTCATAGCGACCGACGGAAATCGAACGCACATGACGGCCATCGAACTCGATGGAGTGACGAAGCGCTACGGCGGCGGGCTGGGCCGCGGTGGCGGGTCGGTCGAGGCGCTCTCGGACCTCGACCTCCGGGTTCGTGAGGGCGAGATCTACGGCTTCCTCGGGCCGAACGGCGCGGGGAAGTCGACCACGATCGACGTTTTACTGGATTTCACGCGCCCGACGGCGGGCACCGCGCGCGTACTGGGTCACGACGCCCAGGAAGAAACCCTCGCGGTCAAGGAGCGCATCGGCGTGCTGCCCGACGGGTTCCAGACCTACAACCGCCTCACGGGTCGCCAGCACCTCGAGTTCGCGATCGACTCGAAGAACGGCGACGAACGCCCCGAAGCGGTCGCCGAACGCGTCGGCATCCCGGACGCCATCGACCGCAAGGCGGGCGGCTACTCGAAGGGGATGACCCAGCGCCTCGTGCTCGGAATGGCGCTGGTTGGCGAGCCCGACCTCCTGATCCTCGACGAGCCCTCGACGGGGCTCGACCCGACGGGCGCACGCGAGATGCGCGAGATCATCGAGGCCGAGCGCGACCGCGGTGCGACGGTGTTCTTCTCGAGCCACATCCTCGGCCAGGTCGATTCGGTCTGCGACCGGGTGGGGATCCTCCGGAACGGCGAACTCGTCGCCGAGGACTCGATCGAGGGGCTCCGCGAGGCCACCGACACCGACGCGACGCTCGTCGTCGAGGTCGACCGGGTCCCCGACGGCGTGCTCGACGAGGTGCAGTCGCTGTCGGCGGTCTCCGATGCCCGTGCCGAGGGGACCACGATCACGGTCTCGTGTGAGGACACGGCGAAGACGCAGGTCCTCGGGACGATCGAGGATAGCGGTGCGACGGTCGAGGACTTCACCACCGAGGACGCCTCGCTCGAAGACCTCTTCGTCGCCTACACCGAGGACGGGGGGCCGAACTCGCGACGATCCACCGCCCCCGACGGGACGGAGGTCCGACAGTGAGTTCGCTCACCGTCGCGAAGAAGGAGTTCCAGGACGCGATCCGGTCGCGGTGGCTGATCGGGCTCACGGTGTTGTTCGTGCTGTTCGCGGGCGGGTTCACCCTCGCGCTCCCCTCGCTCCTCGGCCTGCTGGTCGGACCGACCGTCGACACCGCGACGACGAACGTGCTGTTGACCGCCATGGGCGGGTCCACCACGCTCTTGATCCCGCTGATCGGGCTCGTGGTGGGCTACAAATCGATCGTGGGCGAGCGCGACTCCGGGAGCCTCAAACTCCTGTTGGGGCTGCCACACACCCGCCGGGACGTGGTAATCGGTAAACTCGTCGGGCGCTCCGCGGTGGTGGCCGTCTCGACGCTCATCGGGTTCGTGGTG is a window from the Halococcus hamelinensis 100A6 genome containing:
- a CDS encoding ABC transporter ATP-binding protein is translated as MTAIELDGVTKRYGGGLGRGGGSVEALSDLDLRVREGEIYGFLGPNGAGKSTTIDVLLDFTRPTAGTARVLGHDAQEETLAVKERIGVLPDGFQTYNRLTGRQHLEFAIDSKNGDERPEAVAERVGIPDAIDRKAGGYSKGMTQRLVLGMALVGEPDLLILDEPSTGLDPTGAREMREIIEAERDRGATVFFSSHILGQVDSVCDRVGILRNGELVAEDSIEGLREATDTDATLVVEVDRVPDGVLDEVQSLSAVSDARAEGTTITVSCEDTAKTQVLGTIEDSGATVEDFTTEDASLEDLFVAYTEDGGPNSRRSTAPDGTEVRQ
- a CDS encoding helix-turn-helix transcriptional regulator translates to MSERARVVAGLLCAVVLVSAVIAVVPVGAQPARTGVEDVTITGGGVIDTPETPNGSTYLWVDESINASVTVADRSAGTGNGNYGVCLQSQRPGRPNRALVDECESLALSSGTNDTVDFANVTWPANVTGRQTLVVEVRNRSIRSNTTVLDRERIPVTVLRRGGDFDRDGLTNTREVEAGYNVSNRDMDADTLLDGEEVNKYGSDPQNPDSDGDGIRDGVEIQRGTDPTRADSDGDGLSDSTERTLGTNPTSDLTPLWLAVAALVVIGLVVGGVVLLRRGWREVFARWRATDEDTDPNPPPETTEEPSPEPEASPEPPEPLTDADRVLALLRSHGGRMKQTRIVEETEWSKAKVSRLLSTMNDDGSIQKLSIGRENIISLDGHGPEAARREENASD
- a CDS encoding excinuclease ABC subunit C, producing MDIESVRERAGDLPREPGVYQFRENGTTLYVGKAVDLASRVRSYADPRSHRIAKMVGRADEVEVAVTDTETQALLLEANLIKRHGPRYNVRLKDDKSYPLVQLTDHEFPRIEITRDPDPGATAFGPYTERGRVEVVVKALRETYGLRGCSEYKFAGRDRPCLDHDIGLCTAPCTGEIGEEAYLADVETVTQFFEGSTGVLADPLRRGMEEATETRNFERAANLRDKLEVVESFHEGAGEAVASQSPEQEVDVLGVVVEGERATVARLHSERGQLVERDQHTLSVPDDDEEGVGSVLAAFVVQYYAERALPDALLLPEPFVDDELDAWLDTEGVSVRVPGAGREATLVELALKNARRGRGQPDGTAALADALGIERANRIEGFDVSHAHGRAVVGSDVTFVNGSPEKSDYRRKKLDDENDDYANMRSLVAWRARRAVERASGHAEDDRPNPDLLLIDGGEGQLNAARDALDEVGWNVPVIALAKAEERVITPDRSFSWPSDAPERRLLQRVRDESHRFAVQYHQSLRDEVKTVLDDVPGVGPQTRRRLLRRFGSVDGVRGASPDELQTVSGVGAKTAETIRGRL